The genomic DNA CATCTCCACCCAGCAGACGGGCTTCTCCTTCGTGGCCCAGATGCGCTCGTGGCTGCCGGCGCCCGTGGGCGGCGTGCTGTGGTTCGGCGTGGATGACACCTTCACCACCGTCTACACCCCCATGTACGCGGGCATCCGCCGCGCGCCCCAGCACTTCGCGCAGGGCGTGGCCAGCCGGGGCCAGTTCTCCTGGGACTCGTCCTTCTGGGTGTTCAACTGGGTGTCCAACCAGGCCTACGCGCGCTGGAGCGACATGATCGTCGACGTGCAGCGCGCCCAGGGCGAGCTGGAGGGGCAGTTCCTCGCGGACCAGCCCGACATCGAGAAGGCCGCGCTGGAGCTGTACAAGAGCTCGCCGGAGCAGGCCCGCGCCTACCTCACCGACTACTCCTCCCAGCAGGGAGACAAGGTCCACGCCCGGTGGCGCAAGCTCGGGGAGCAGCTGCTCGTCAAATACATCGACGGCAACGTGCGCGACGAGCAGGGCAAGGTGCAGCACCCCAAGTATCCGGACTCCTGGTACCGGCGGATCGCCCAGGACACGGGCCGCCGGGTGGCCGCCCCTGATTCTCCTCCCGAGGTCAAGCCCGCGGATGCCCCTCCCGCGAGCGTGAAGCCCCCCGCGCCTCCCGACTCGAAGCCCACCGTGGCACCGGCGCCTTGAGCCGCGTCAGCCTCGCGCCCTAAAAAGGGCTTCCATGCCTGCCAGGTCACGAATCGACAGCGGAGCGGCCACCCACATTGGCCGCCGTTCGAACAACGAGGACTCCTTCTGCGAGAAGCCGGAGCTCGGCTTCTTCGCGGTCGCGGATGGCTTGGGGGGGCACGAGGGAGGCGAGGTGGCCAGTCAGCTCGTGCTGCGCACGGTGACGGACTTCCTGTCCTCCGACGAGCGGACGGCGCCCTCCGCGCCGGTGCCGAGCGCCGAATCGGAACCGGCGGCCGCGGGCCCCGAGCGGTTGTTGCGCGAGGCCGTGCAGCTCGCCCACCATGAGGTGCGGGCCCAGCAGAAGGGCAAGCTGCACATGATGGCGTCCACCCTCACCGCGGTGCTGTTCGAACAGGACGAGGCGGTGGTGTGCAACCTCGGTGACAGCCGCACCTTCCTGGTGAGGGACGGGGCGGTGCAGCGGCTCACCAAGGATCACACCGTGCTCGCGGAGATGGAGGCGGCGGGGCTGGACACGAAGACGCCCTTCGCCCTGCGCCACCGCAACTCGCTCACGGGCGCGGTGGGCATGGAGGACAGCGTGGACGTGGACTGTGGCCGCGTGTCCGTGCGCCCCGGTGACGTGCTCCTCTTGTGCAGCGATGGGCTGTACGAGCCCGTGCCGCCGGATTTGATGGTGGAACTGCTGGCCCAGGGCGGCTCGGCGCGGGAGATGGCCGAGCGGCTCGTCACCCGCGCCTATGACCGGGGCGGCACGGACAACATCACCGGCATCGTGCTCCGGGTGCTGTGAGCCGAGGCGGAGGGAGGCAACAAGACGTCGGGGAATCACGAGAATCGCGGAGCCCCGCGATTCTCCCTCCTGGAGTGCGTCATGCGTTCCCGTGTTCACGCTGTCCTCGTCCTCTTCCTCGCCGCCCTCCTCACTCGCTGCGCTCCGCCCGAGTCCGCCTCCGAACCGGACGCCACCCCGAGAGAAGCCGCTCAGGCCCTCACTCCCGGAGGAGGGCTGCGGTTCATGACGTACAACATCAAGCACGGCGAGCTGAGCAGCCTCGAGGCCATCGCGGGCGTCATCAACGCTCAGGCGCCGGACCTCGTCGCGCTCCAGGAGGTGGATGTCCTCACCACGCGCTCGGGCAAGGTGGACCAGGCCGCGCGGCTCGGCCTGCTCACCGGCATGCAGGCCGTGTTCGTCCCCTCGCTGACCAGCTACGACTCGGGCCAGTACGGCCTGGCGCTCCTGTCGCGCTACCCCATCCGCTCCTCGCAGCGCATCCCCCTGCGCTCGGCCGCCGAGCAGCGTGTCCTCGCGCTCTACACGGTGGAGCTGGATGCCCAGCACCTCTTGCCCGTGGGCGTTACCCACTTCGGCACCACCGACGCCGCCGAGCGGCTCAACCAGGCCGCGGACGTCAAGGCGGCGCTCGCGGGCAAGCCCTGGGCCCTGCTCGGCGGTGACTTCAACGCCACGCCTTCCGAGTCCAGCATCTCCAGCCTGATGCAGCAGTTCACCGACGCCTGGAAGCGGGGCGGCTCGGGCGCGGCTATACCAGCTCCGCGGGCTTTCCCACTCGGCGCATCGACTACCTGATGCTCGGCTCCGCGTGGACCTCGCCCGTCTCCGCCAGCGTGCCCGGGGCGTCGTCCCAGTCGGATCATCGCCCCGTGGTGGCCACGCTCATCCTGCCGTGGAGCCAGACCCTGCTGGGAGATCGGGTGCCGGGCACCGCCGTCCAGGCGGACACGAAGGCCGTCGAGGTGGGCGTCCGGTTCCGTAGCAATGTCGCCGGCACCATCAACGCGCTGCGCTTCTACCGGGGCACCGGCAATGCCAGCGGCTACGTGGCGCGCCTGTGGACCCTGTCGGGCACGCTGCTGGCCCAGGTCCCGGTTCGCGACGGGCGCATTCCCGGATGGCAGGAAGGCACCTTGTCCTCGCCCGTCCCCATCACAGCGGGCACCACCTACGTGGTCTCCTACTACTCGTCCAACGGGCAGTTCGCGCGGGACGTGGATGGCTTCGCGAGCGCGCTCGTCAGTGGCAACCTCACCGCGCCCGCGAGCGTGGGTGGCAACGGCGTCTATGTCTACGCCACGGGCGGAGGCTTCCCGACGAACTCGTACAAGGACACCAACTACTGGGTGGACGTGCGCTTCACGCCCGCGCCGTGAGCCATCTTCTCGACCCTCACGGGGCTCCGTCCGCCGGGACGAGCGTCATCACCACGGGCTCCCCCGGGTTGTGCATCCGGAGTCTGAAGGTGGTCGCCGTCAGCTCCAGGATGTCCACCGGGTAGGACTGGGACTCCTCCACCATGGTGAGGGCCCCCTGCTGGTAGCGCCAGGTGCCCAGGGCCGGGGTGCCCGTTGTCGAGGCGATGACCAGCGTCCCCTCTGAGAGGAACACGTAGAGCTGTCCCTTCTGGATGGTGGGCGAGGCCTCCACCTTCCAGACCTTGTTGATGAAGCCCGTGGGGGCCGTCACGGGCGGCGAGGGCGGCGGCTTCGCGGGTGTCGTGGCGCAGCCGGTCATTATGAGCAGGGCGGCGGTGGCCAGGGTCTTCACGGTGTTCATCGCGACGCCTCCAGGGCGGGTAGGTCCACGGACGGCACGAGGGTGATGACGACCGATTTGGACGTGGGGGTGCGGCTCTTGTCCGCGATGCTGTGGAGCGGCACCAGCACGTTGGCCTCGGGGAAGTAGGTGGCCGCGCACCGCCGGGGAATGTCGTAGGGCACCACCACGAACTTCCGGGCCACGCGCCGCTCGCCCTCGAAGTGGCTCGTCAGGTCCACCGGCTGGCCCGCCGTGACGCCCAGCTCCTTCATGTCCTCGGCGTTGAGCATCACCACCCGCCGCCCGGCCTTGATGCCCCGGTAGCGGTCATCCAGCCCGTACACCGTCGTGTTGTACTGGTCATGCGTGCGGATCGTCATCATCAGGAGCTGGCCCGGCTCGAGCTCCCACCGGGGCATCGGGTGCACCGTGAAGTGGGCCTTGCCGCTCGTGGTGGTGAAGCGGCCCTCGCGAGGCCCGTTCGGCAGCGAGAAGCCTCCCGGCTCCAGCACCCGCCGGTTGAAGTCCTCGAAGCCGGGAATCACCCGCGCGATGCGCTCGCGCACCCGGCCGTAGTCCGCCGCCAGCTCCTCCCAGGGCACGGTGTCCTTCGGGCCGAGCACCGCCCGCGCGAGCCTCGCCACGAGCGCGGGCTCGCTGAGCAGGTGCTCCGAGGCGGGTGGCAGCGTCCCTCGCGAGGTGTGCACCACCCCCATGGAGTTCTCCACCGTGACGAATTGCGGCCCCGAGGCCTGGGTGTCGCGCTCGGTGCGGCCCAGGCACGGCAGGATGAGCGCCCGCCGCCCGGTGACCAGGTGCGCCCGGTTGAGCTTGGTGGACACGTGCACCGTCAGCCGCGTGCGGCGCAGGGCCTCGGCCGTGGCTTCCGTGTCCGGCGTCGCCGACAGGAAGTTGCCGCCCAGCGCGAAGAAGACCTTCACCCGCTCCGCGCGCATGGCCTCGATGGTGGCCACCACGTCCAGGCCGTGGTGCTCGGGCGGGGTGAAGCCGAACTCCGCGCCCAGTGACTTCAGGAAGGCCGGACGGGGCCGCTCGTTGATGCCCATGGTCCGGTCGCCCTGCACGTTGCTGTGGCCGCGCACCGGGCACAGCCCCGCCCCCGGCTTGCCGATGGCGCCGCGCAGGAGCGTCAGGTTGACCACCTCCTGGATGTTGCCCACGGCGTTCTTGTGCTGCGTGAGCCCCATGGCCCAGCACCAGATGATTTGGTCCGTCTCCGCCATCCACCCGGCCACGGTCTCCAGCCGCTCGCGCGGGATGCCGCTCTGCTCCACCACGTCGTCCCAGGACACGCCCGCCAGGTGCGCCGCCCAGGCCTCGAAGCCCAGCGTCTCCGACTCCACGAAGTCGCGCGCCACCACCGTGCCCGGCGCCCGCGCCTCGCGCTCGAGCAGCGCCTTGCCCAGGCCCTGCAGCAGCGCCACGTCCCCGTTGATGCGCACCTGGAGGAAGGCGTCCGAGAGCGGCGTGCCCCCGCCCAGCACCCCCCGGACGGCCTGGGGATGCTTGAAGCGTTGCAGGCCCGCCTCGGGCAGCGGGTTGATGCTGACGATGCGGCAGCCCTGGCGCTTGGCGGCCTCGAGCGCCGTGAGCATGCGCGGGTGGTTGGTGCCCGGGTTCTGCCCGATGACGACGATGAGCCGGGCCTTCTCGAAGTCCTCCAGCGTCACCGTGCCCTTGCCGATGCCCACCGTCTCCGTGAGCGCCGTGCCGCTCGACTCGTGGCACATGTTCGAGCAGTCCGGCAGGTTGTTGGTGCCGAAGCGCCGCACGAGCAGTTGGTAGAGGAACGCCGCCTCGTTGCTCGTCCTCCCCGAGGTGTAGAAGGCCGCCTCGTCCGGGGCGCCGAGCGCGTGCAGCTCGCTCGCCACGAGCGCGAAGGCCTCGTCCCAGGACACGGGCTCGTAGTGCGAGGCGCCCTCGCGCAGCACCATGGGGTGCGTGAGCCGCCCCTGCTTGCCCAGCCAGTGGTCCGTCTGGGCCGCCAGGTCCACGAGGCTCCACTTCTGGAAGAAGTCGGGCGTCACCCGGGCCGTGGTGGCCTCCTCCGCCACCGCCTTCGCGCCGTTCTCGCAGAACTCGAAGGCCGAGCGGTGGGCCGGGTCCGGCCACGCGCAGCCGGGGCAGTCGAAGCCGTGCGCCTGGTTCACCTTGAGCAGCGTCTGGGCGCCGCGCATGACGCCCATCTCGTCCCAGGCGTGCTGCATCGCCTTCACCACCGCCGTCACGCCGCCCGCGACGCTCGCTGGGGCGCCCACGCGCAAGGGTTCGGCGAGGGTGGGCGGCTGGGCGCTCGGGCGGAGGGCGGCGGGGGTCCGAGGGGAGGAGTCGCCGGACTCCGGGGTCTGGGTGTCACGCGTCGTCTCCGCCATGGGGCCTCCTGCGCCGGGGGAGTGGGGAGTCTAACTCCCCGGGCGCTGGAGGAGGGGACCGGTGGTGCTCGTCCGGTCTCCGGGCGGTCATCAGGGCGTGGGCACTCCACCGTCGGAGGGCGTTCCGCCGTCGGCGCCATGGATCGCCGAGTGGTTGAACAGCCGGATGGGGCTGGTGGAGGGCTCGTAATTCAAGGCCTCCTCGGGGGTGTTGCAGACCGTGGGGCAGAGCACGTCGTTGTGCCACTTCTCTCCGGGCTTGCAATCCCCCGCGATGCTTCCATCGGGGAGCAAGGACGGGGCGATGAGGGGGCAGCCGATGGGAGGCGGTGGCAGGGTCTTCCAGCGCGCATGGCTCAAGCACACGGCGCCCGACCTGTTCCATCCCGCCTCGAAGATCTCCTGGGGGAGGATGTCGTCGGCGTCGGGCCGGGTGAAGACGGTGGGGTTCACCTGGTGGTCCCAGAACGTGATGTGGGTGCCTTCCTGGGTCTGCGTGCCGCCGTTGCCGCAATAGTCCGCGCGGGCCATGCGCGTGCAGACGGCGTGGGCGTCGCCCATGTTGCCGGTGCCGCCGGGGTTGAGGCCGTCCTTCCAGGGCTGGTAGCCCCAGCGGTAGCACTTGGCGATGACGTCGTGGTGGCACCCGAGGGTGAAGCGCGTGGGATCCGAGGTGTCTCGGGCGCCCGTGTCCTCGTCATAGACGCCCGACACCGGCACCATCCAGTCCGAGTTCGGTCCTCCATTCACGTTCGAGCACGTCACCCACTCGTCCTGGCGCTTCATCTTCATCTTGTAGAGGAAGGTGTTGCCGCTGCCATCCCACCACGTGGGGGGAGAGCGGCCCTCGTCCACCACCTGGTTCGCGTTGAGGACGTCCTCGATGACGACGGTCATGTCGTCGTGTTGCGGGTTCTTCACGGAGGTGCCGAAGAGCCGGGCGCCGATCAACTCCGCGCCGCGCAGCACCCGGCGCGCGGGGAACTTGCCGCTGGAAGCCTCGACGCGGGCGCTCCAGGGCTGGCCGGCCATCCAGGCTCCCGCGAGCACCGTGTACGTGCCCGAGGCGGGGCACGTGAAGGTGACATCCGGGCAGAGGCTGCCGTTGCAGCCGTTGTCCCCCGAGGCGATCGCATTCGCGGAGACACACGGTTGGGTACCCGGGCAGACGCGCAACACGGCGTTTCCAGAGCAGGTGCCGAGCCCGCAGCCCCCCGCGCCCAGGTGCACGGAGCTCTGGGGCGTGCACGAGCCCACGCCCTTCCAGGAGAAGCCGCAGTTGCGGTTGACGCCCGTGGTGGGAGTGACCGCGCAGGTGGACAACACGGGGCTGCCGCTGTCGTCGCGGTAGGTGACCTCGCCGACGAGCTCTCCCTTTTCCAAGCGCAGGTCCTGGATGAGTTCACCGGTGTCCTCGAAGGCCGCCTTCAGGAAGGAGACGCTCTCCAGCTCCGAGCCGTGCAGCAGCCGGCCCTGGGTGGGCCAGCCCTCCTCGTCCTGGGCGAAGGAGCGGGTGGTCCAGGCCGACGTCTCCTGGAGCGCGGGGGGTTCACCCTGACAGGCCGCGAACAGGCCCAGGCTGGCGCCAAGACAGAAGGGGAACAGAAGACGGGTCGACAAGGGGGGCATGGGTCTCTCTCCGGTGGACGGGTGCGTCCATTTCAACCGCCGTGCCACTGCCTCCGCCTGGGACGGGGGGTCTTTCCGGGCCCCTTCCGGCAAGGGTGGTGGGCAACGCTTGCCGACTCCGGCAAACCTTGCCGTCCTACCCGTCCTCTTGGGGCGTGGCGCACAGGCGCAGGCCGACCAGGGGCTCGCGCAGGGTGCGCTCCATGGCCTCGCGGTTGGCGCTCTGGCTGCCAATCTCCGCCTGGAACCAGCTTCCGCCCCGGATGACGGGTTGGCGCGGGTCCTCGGCGGAGCGCACCCACTCCCAGACGTTGCCGGCCATGTCGTCCACCCCGAAGGGGCTGCGCGAGCGCGGGTGGCTGCCCACCTCGTCCGGTCCGAAGCCGAGCGGCTCGCGGCCATACGTCACGTCGATGTTGGCGTCGTCCGGCGCCAGCGTGTCGCCCGAGGGGAAACGGCGCCCATCCGCGCCCCGGGCGGCCCGCTCCCACTCGGCCTCGGTGCACAGCCGAGCGCCGGGGACGCGGCCCGTCCGGGCGAGCCAGTCCGCGTAGGCCTCCGCGTCCTCGAAGGAGATGGCGGAGATGGGGACGCGGCGCCAGTCCTGCATCGCGCGGCGCTCGCGCTGGCCGTAGCGCAGGGGCTCGCCCTCCCAGGCCACGTACTCGCGCGAGGCGGGACGCAGGGTGAGGCGCCAGCGGCCTCCCACCTTCTCCAGCACCACGCCCCCGCGCGCCCCCCGGGTGCCGGGCAGCCGCGCCGCGCGCTCGGCCGGAGGCAGCGCGTCGAGCCAGGCCATCCAGTCCGCGAACGTCACCTCGTGCCGGGCGATGAGGAAGGCGCCGGTGTGGGCCTCGTGCAGGGGCGAGGCGTTGAAGAAGGTGCGCCGCAGCGCCTCCTCTCCACTGCCCTGGAGGAAGCGTCCAGGGGGGATATGGATGAAGCCCCCGGGAACGGCTCCGGCCCGGGGCAGCGCCACGTCCAGCGCCAGCGCCTCGCCCGCGCGCAGCCACACGGGCACGCGGACCTCGGCCCGCCCCGGTGCTTCCAGCCGCAGCAGGTGCGAGCCCGCGGACAACCTCGCCTCTCCGGGTGAGGCACCCCATTCATGCTCGGGCTCGGCGTCCGGTCCGGGGGCACTCAGCCACATCCGGGCGCCCTCCGGCCGGGTGCGCACCGTCAGCCGCGCGGGCTGTGTCCACCGCTTCCTCCGCTCGCCCGTGACGTCATAGGCGGCCAGCCGCCCCAGCAACTCCGCGCGCTGCTCCGCGTGGCCCTCGCGCTCGGCCAGGGCCACGCGCTCGGCGAGGAGATCCGCCAGGCGCTCGCGCACCTCTTCATGGCCCGGGGCGAGCCCGCCCGTGGCCTCCAGCGCGCTGGTGGCGCTCGCATAGGCCGCGTCCGCCGCCCGCCCCACTTCCAGCGCCCGGGCCCAGGTGGACTCGGCGGACTCGCGCTCCCCGGGCGTGTCGAAGCGCGCGAGGGCTTCCTGGCGCAGCCGCCCGCTCTCCTCCGCGAGCCTCCGTGCCCCGTCCCACTCGCCCCGCGCCTCGCCCAGCCGCGCCGCCACCGTGGCGTCCAGGCCCGCGCGCACCTGCCAGCGCACCGCGCCCACGCCCGCGAGCAGCGTCACGGGCACGCTCGCCGCCAAGGCCCAGCGCCGCAGCCTCCGGCCCCGTGCCGCGCGCCGTGAATGGGCGAGCAGTTCCTCCTCCCGGGGGCCCACGGGCTCCAGCTCCGCCGCGGCCACCTCCGACAGCAGCTTGTCGCCGTACAGCAGCTCCGCGGGCCGGCCCAGCCGCTCCCACTCGGTGGCGGCACGCTCCAACCGGTGGCGCACCGCGCGGCGCTGCTCGCCCTGGCCGAGCCACCCCCTCAACGTGGGCCAGCCCAGCAGCAGGCTCTCGTGGGCGAGCTCGTAGTGGCCCTCGCCGCCCTCCGTCTCTCCGGCGAGCAGCAGCCGTCCGCGCACCAGCCCCTCCAGCACCTCGTGGCTCCAGGTATCTCCGGGGCCGACGTGCAGCTCGGCGGCGGTGCGACGCGCGCGGGTGCCCTCGGGCGTGACGAGCGAGAGCAGCAGCTCGCGCGCCCGGGGCCGCTGCTCGGGCCGCAGCCGCGCCACCACCCCATCCGCGTGCCGGGCCAGCGCGCCCTCCACGCCGCCCATGGCCTCCAGCGCCGCCGCGGGGATGATGCCGTGCTCGCGGTCCCGGGCCTCCCACAGCTCGGCGAGGGCGAACTGGAGCAGGGGCAGGCCGCCTTCCGTGCGCGCGGTGGCCGCCACCAGGGACTCCACCACGGCGCTGGACTCGAAGCGCACCCCGAGCGCCCGCGCCGGGCCGACGATGGCCTCGCGCAAGCCCGCCAGGGACATCGCGGGCAGCAGGTGCAGCGCGCGTGGCAGTTCCTCGTCCAGTCCGGGCAGCGTCATCAACCGGGTGAGGCAGTCACTGCGCGCCGTGCCCAGCACCCGCACGCCCGGTACCCGGCGCACCAGGAGGACCAGCTCGCCCACGAGCCGCGCCGCGTCCTCGGGAGGCGAGAGCGTGACGAGCTCTTCCAGTTGATCCACGAAGAGGAGCACCGGGGGCGCGTCGGGTGGACGCCGCCGCAGCGCCTGGGCCAGCGCGCCCGGTTCCCCGCCGGGCTCCGACAGCTGGGCCGCGAGGGAGGCTCCGTCTCCTCCCAGCACGGGCGCGAGCGCCTCGGCGATCGCCACCAGCGGCTGGCGTCCGGGCACCCAGGGCGCCACGTGCCAGCGCTTCGCTCCGTCTCCCAGGCCGGATTCCTCCACGGCGGGCAGCACGCCCGCGCGGCACAGCGAGCTCTTGCCCACGCCCGAGTCTCCCGCGACGAGGACGAAGGGGCTGGCGCGCAGTCGATCCACCACGGCTCGCGCTTCCGCCTCGCGGCCGAAGAAGACGCCGCGGTGGCCGGCATCGAAGGCGAGCAGGCCCCGGTAGGGATTGCCGGAGGGCAGGGCGCTCGGGCGGGTGGGAGCGGCCAGGGCTTCCAGGGCCTCGCGCAGCGCGTCTCCCGAGTCGTAGCGCCGCGCGGGGTCCGCCGCGAGGCACCGGTCCACCACCGCCGCCAGTCCCGGGGGCAGGGCGGGTGCCACTTCCGCGAGGGGACGGGGCGGCTCCTCGCACACGGCGCGGGCCAGCTGGGCGAGCGGCACGTCCTCATGGGGCGCTCGGCCCGTGCACAGCTCGTACAGCAGGATGCCCAGGGCGTAGATGTCGCTCGCGCGGCTGGCGGGCTCGCCCCGCCACAGCTCGGGGGCGAGGTAGAGCGGTGTGCCCGCGGTGGCCTCTCCTTCTAAAGGAGGCGAGGCCCGGGGCTCGGGGGGCGCGAGGGCGAGCGCGGTGGGCGCGGTGCCCGGAGAGGGCAGCGGCCGGGTTTCCCTGGGCGAGGCGACGGGCCGTGTTTCGCGCTCGGGAGCGGAGGCCGGAGACGGCGCGGGGGCGCTGGAGCCCGGCTCGGGCGGGACGCGCTCGGCGAGCTCGGCCAGTCCGAAGTCGAGCAGCTTCACCTCGCCTTCCTCGGAGAGCACGGCGTTGGCGGGCTTGATGTCGCGGTGGAGGATGCCGCGGCGATGGGCGGCGGCCAGCCCGCGCGCGAGGCCCACGGCGATGCGCAGCACATGCCGCCCCTCCACGGGCCGGGGCAGGGTGTCCAGGGGTTGGCCCCGGATGAACTCCGACACGAGGTAGGGCCGCCGGCGCACCTCGCCCACGCGGTGGATGGCCACGACGTTGGGGTGTTGCAGCCGGGCGATGGCGCGTGCCTCCTGGAAGAAGCGCGCCCGCGCCGTCTCCTCGCTCACGCCCCCGGGGG from Melittangium boletus DSM 14713 includes the following:
- a CDS encoding protein kinase domain-containing protein — encoded protein: MSRAGGEPPREFEEYRLLRPLGQGAMGQVYLAHDTLLERLVAVKFITPGGVSEETARARFFQEARAIARLQHPNVVAIHRVGEVRRRPYLVSEFIRGQPLDTLPRPVEGRHVLRIAVGLARGLAAAHRRGILHRDIKPANAVLSEEGEVKLLDFGLAELAERVPPEPGSSAPAPSPASAPERETRPVASPRETRPLPSPGTAPTALALAPPEPRASPPLEGEATAGTPLYLAPELWRGEPASRASDIYALGILLYELCTGRAPHEDVPLAQLARAVCEEPPRPLAEVAPALPPGLAAVVDRCLAADPARRYDSGDALREALEALAAPTRPSALPSGNPYRGLLAFDAGHRGVFFGREAEARAVVDRLRASPFVLVAGDSGVGKSSLCRAGVLPAVEESGLGDGAKRWHVAPWVPGRQPLVAIAEALAPVLGGDGASLAAQLSEPGGEPGALAQALRRRPPDAPPVLLFVDQLEELVTLSPPEDAARLVGELVLLVRRVPGVRVLGTARSDCLTRLMTLPGLDEELPRALHLLPAMSLAGLREAIVGPARALGVRFESSAVVESLVAATARTEGGLPLLQFALAELWEARDREHGIIPAAALEAMGGVEGALARHADGVVARLRPEQRPRARELLLSLVTPEGTRARRTAAELHVGPGDTWSHEVLEGLVRGRLLLAGETEGGEGHYELAHESLLLGWPTLRGWLGQGEQRRAVRHRLERAATEWERLGRPAELLYGDKLLSEVAAAELEPVGPREEELLAHSRRAARGRRLRRWALAASVPVTLLAGVGAVRWQVRAGLDATVAARLGEARGEWDGARRLAEESGRLRQEALARFDTPGERESAESTWARALEVGRAADAAYASATSALEATGGLAPGHEEVRERLADLLAERVALAEREGHAEQRAELLGRLAAYDVTGERRKRWTQPARLTVRTRPEGARMWLSAPGPDAEPEHEWGASPGEARLSAGSHLLRLEAPGRAEVRVPVWLRAGEALALDVALPRAGAVPGGFIHIPPGRFLQGSGEEALRRTFFNASPLHEAHTGAFLIARHEVTFADWMAWLDALPPAERAARLPGTRGARGGVVLEKVGGRWRLTLRPASREYVAWEGEPLRYGQRERRAMQDWRRVPISAISFEDAEAYADWLARTGRVPGARLCTEAEWERAARGADGRRFPSGDTLAPDDANIDVTYGREPLGFGPDEVGSHPRSRSPFGVDDMAGNVWEWVRSAEDPRQPVIRGGSWFQAEIGSQSANREAMERTLREPLVGLRLCATPQEDG
- a CDS encoding endonuclease/exonuclease/phosphatase family protein, which translates into the protein MRSRVHAVLVLFLAALLTRCAPPESASEPDATPREAAQALTPGGGLRFMTYNIKHGELSSLEAIAGVINAQAPDLVALQEVDVLTTRSGKVDQAARLGLLTGMQAVFVPSLTSYDSGQYGLALLSRYPIRSSQRIPLRSAAEQRVLALYTVELDAQHLLPVGVTHFGTTDAAERLNQAADVKAALAGKPWALLGGDFNATPSESSISSLMQQFTDAWKRGGSGAAIPAPRAFPLGASTT
- a CDS encoding PP2C family protein-serine/threonine phosphatase, whose translation is MPARSRIDSGAATHIGRRSNNEDSFCEKPELGFFAVADGLGGHEGGEVASQLVLRTVTDFLSSDERTAPSAPVPSAESEPAAAGPERLLREAVQLAHHEVRAQQKGKLHMMASTLTAVLFEQDEAVVCNLGDSRTFLVRDGAVQRLTKDHTVLAEMEAAGLDTKTPFALRHRNSLTGAVGMEDSVDVDCGRVSVRPGDVLLLCSDGLYEPVPPDLMVELLAQGGSAREMAERLVTRAYDRGGTDNITGIVLRVL
- a CDS encoding ADYC domain-containing protein, with the translated sequence MPPLSTRLLFPFCLGASLGLFAACQGEPPALQETSAWTTRSFAQDEEGWPTQGRLLHGSELESVSFLKAAFEDTGELIQDLRLEKGELVGEVTYRDDSGSPVLSTCAVTPTTGVNRNCGFSWKGVGSCTPQSSVHLGAGGCGLGTCSGNAVLRVCPGTQPCVSANAIASGDNGCNGSLCPDVTFTCPASGTYTVLAGAWMAGQPWSARVEASSGKFPARRVLRGAELIGARLFGTSVKNPQHDDMTVVIEDVLNANQVVDEGRSPPTWWDGSGNTFLYKMKMKRQDEWVTCSNVNGGPNSDWMVPVSGVYDEDTGARDTSDPTRFTLGCHHDVIAKCYRWGYQPWKDGLNPGGTGNMGDAHAVCTRMARADYCGNGGTQTQEGTHITFWDHQVNPTVFTRPDADDILPQEIFEAGWNRSGAVCLSHARWKTLPPPPIGCPLIAPSLLPDGSIAGDCKPGEKWHNDVLCPTVCNTPEEALNYEPSTSPIRLFNHSAIHGADGGTPSDGGVPTP
- a CDS encoding FdhF/YdeP family oxidoreductase, producing the protein MAETTRDTQTPESGDSSPRTPAALRPSAQPPTLAEPLRVGAPASVAGGVTAVVKAMQHAWDEMGVMRGAQTLLKVNQAHGFDCPGCAWPDPAHRSAFEFCENGAKAVAEEATTARVTPDFFQKWSLVDLAAQTDHWLGKQGRLTHPMVLREGASHYEPVSWDEAFALVASELHALGAPDEAAFYTSGRTSNEAAFLYQLLVRRFGTNNLPDCSNMCHESSGTALTETVGIGKGTVTLEDFEKARLIVVIGQNPGTNHPRMLTALEAAKRQGCRIVSINPLPEAGLQRFKHPQAVRGVLGGGTPLSDAFLQVRINGDVALLQGLGKALLEREARAPGTVVARDFVESETLGFEAWAAHLAGVSWDDVVEQSGIPRERLETVAGWMAETDQIIWCWAMGLTQHKNAVGNIQEVVNLTLLRGAIGKPGAGLCPVRGHSNVQGDRTMGINERPRPAFLKSLGAEFGFTPPEHHGLDVVATIEAMRAERVKVFFALGGNFLSATPDTEATAEALRRTRLTVHVSTKLNRAHLVTGRRALILPCLGRTERDTQASGPQFVTVENSMGVVHTSRGTLPPASEHLLSEPALVARLARAVLGPKDTVPWEELAADYGRVRERIARVIPGFEDFNRRVLEPGGFSLPNGPREGRFTTTSGKAHFTVHPMPRWELEPGQLLMMTIRTHDQYNTTVYGLDDRYRGIKAGRRVVMLNAEDMKELGVTAGQPVDLTSHFEGERRVARKFVVVPYDIPRRCAATYFPEANVLVPLHSIADKSRTPTSKSVVITLVPSVDLPALEASR
- a CDS encoding DUF4082 domain-containing protein, yielding MLGSAWTSPVSASVPGASSQSDHRPVVATLILPWSQTLLGDRVPGTAVQADTKAVEVGVRFRSNVAGTINALRFYRGTGNASGYVARLWTLSGTLLAQVPVRDGRIPGWQEGTLSSPVPITAGTTYVVSYYSSNGQFARDVDGFASALVSGNLTAPASVGGNGVYVYATGGGFPTNSYKDTNYWVDVRFTPAP